A region of Vitis vinifera cultivar Pinot Noir 40024 chromosome 15, ASM3070453v1 DNA encodes the following proteins:
- the LOC100266096 gene encoding shaggy-related protein kinase theta, producing MNVMRRLKSIASGRSSVSDPGGDSSTKRAKVDQEAEQKVADETHSVEKSTSLEQHMASTSQETAASTSNVSSIARTEQSGYDQLPKEMHDMKIRDEKVDPHDDKDAEPTVVSGSGTETGQIIATTIGGRNGQPKQTVSYMAERVVGTGSFGVVFQAKCLETGEAVAIKKVLQDKRYKNRELQIMRVLDHPNVVQLKHCFFSTSEKDVVYLNLVLEYVSETVYRVSRHHSRMNQHMPIIYVQLYAYQICRALNYMHSVIGVCHRDIKPQNLLVNPQTHQLKICDFGSAKKLVPGEPNISYICSRYYRAPELIFGATEYTTAIDMWSAGCVVAELLLGQPLFPGESGVDQLVEIIKILGTPTREEIKCMNPNYNEFKFPQIKAHPWHKLFHKRMPPEAVDLVSRLLQYSPNLRCTALEACAHHFFDDLRETNACLPNGRPLPPLFNFTPQELVHSTPELRQRLIPEHARK from the exons ATGAATGTGATGCGTCGTCTCAAGAGCATTGCTTCTGGTCGATCCTCCGTTTCTGATCCC ggTGGGGATTCCAGCACAAAGAGGGCAAAGGTCGATCAAGAAGCAGAACAGAAAGTTGCTGATGAAACGCATTCAGTAGAGAAAAGCACAAGTCTAGAGCAGCATATGGCTTCTACATCACAGGAAACTGCTGCAAGCACATCCAATGTATCCTCTATTGCAAGAACCGAACAGTCTGGTTATGATCAACTTCCCAAAGAAATGCATGACATGAAAATCAGAGATGAAAAAGTTGACCCTCATGATGATAAG GATGCAGAGCCTACTGTTGTGAGTGGTAGTGGAACAGAAACAGGTCAGATAATTGCAACTACAATAGGTGGTCGCAATGGACAACCAAAACAG ACAGTCTCCTACATGGCTGAGCGGGTGGTTGGCACTGGTTCCTTTGGGGTCGTTTTTCAG GCTAAATGCCTAGAAACAGGTGAAGCAGTGGCAATTAAGAAGGTGCTGCAGGATAAGAGATACAAGAATAGAGAACTCCAAATTATGCGCGTACTTGACCATCCTAATGTTGTTCAACTAAAGCACTGTTTCTTCTCAACTTCTGAAAAAGATGTGGTGTACCTTAATCTTGTCCTTGAGTATGTATCTGAAACTGTCTACCGAGTTTCAAGGCATCACAGCAGGATGAACCAGCACATGCCCATTATATATGTGCAACTGTATGCATACCAG ATCTGCCGTGCACTTAACTACATGCACAGTGTTATTGGGGTCTGTCATCGTGATATCAAGCCTCAGAATTTATTG GTCAATCCCCAGACTCATCAGCTAAAGATATGTGATTTTGGGAGTGCAAAGAAGTTG GTGCCAGGTGAACCAAACATATCATATATTTGCTCAAGGTATTATAGGGCTCCAGAACTGATCTTTGGGGCTACAGAATATACAACTGCCATTGATATGTGGTCTGCAGGTTGCGTTGTGGCTGAGCTTCTTCTTGGCCAG CCACTGTTTCCTGGGGAAAGTGGTGTTGATCAGCTGGTGGAAATCATTAAG ATTCTGGGTACACCCACCAGAGAAGAAATTAAGTGCATGAATCCAAATTACAATGAGTTCAAGTTTCCACAAATCAAAGCTCACCCATGGCACAAG CTTTTCCATAAGCGAATGCCCCCAGAAGCTGTGGATCTTGTATCAAGGCTGCTTCAGTATTCGCCAAATTTGAGATGCACCGCC CTGGAGGCGTGTGCACATCACTTCTTTGATGATTTAAGAGAGACAAATGCCTGCTTGCCAAATGGTCGGCCTCTTCCTCCTTTATTCAATTTCACACCTCAAG AGCTGGTACACTCAACTCCTGAACTGCGTCAACGTCTCATTCCTGAGCATGCAAGGAAATAA
- the LOC100247159 gene encoding putative pentatricopeptide repeat-containing protein At3g15130 — MYRLNLGIYTFSRKVCHQLEHTELNHHIRRFVNSCGTVHSSSDSNWVLSNLSKCGRVDDARKLFDVMPDRDECSWNTMIGAYANSGRLNEARKLFYETPIRSCITWSSLISGYCRYGCDVEALELFWEMQYEGERPNQFTWGSVLRVCSMYVLLEKGKQIHAHAIKTQFDSNAFVVTGLVDMYAKCKCILEAEYLFELAPDKRNHVLWTAMVTGYSQNGDGHKAIECFRDMRGEGIECNQFTFPSILTACGSISACGFGAQVHGCIVRSGFGANVFVGSALVDMYSKCGDLSNARRMLETMEVDDPVSWNSMIVGCVRQGLGEEALSLFRIMHLRHMKIDEFTYPSVLNCFSFVMDMRNAMSVHSLIVKTGFEAYKLVNNALVDMYAKRGYFDYAFDVFEKMTDKDVISWTSLVTGCVHNGSYEEALRLFCEMRIMGIHPDQIVIAAVLSACAELTVLEFGKQVHANFLKSGLGSSLSVDNSLVSMYAKCGCIEDANKVFDSMEIQDVITWTALIVGYAQNGRGRESLNFYNDMIASGVKPDFITFIGLLFACSHAGLVEHGRSYFQSMEEVYGIKPGPEHYACMIDLLGRSGKLMEAKELLNQMAVQPDATVWKALLAACRVHGNVELGERAANNLFELEPKNAVPYVLLSNLYSAAGKWEEAAKTRRLMKLRGVSKEPGCSWIEMSSKVHRFMSEDRSHPRTAEIYSKVDEIMILIKEAGYVPDMNFALHDMDEEGKELGLAYHSEKLAVAFGLLTMPPGAPIRIFKNLRICGDCHTAMKYVSGVFHRHVILRDSNCFHHFREGACSCSDYW; from the coding sequence ATGTACAgattaaatttaggaatttaCACTTTTTCTCGTAAAGTATGTCATCAACTTGAGCATACAGAATTGAATCATCATATACGTAGATTTGTGAATTCGTGCGGAACTGTTCATTCTAGTTCTGATTCGAATTGGGTACTGAGTAATTTGTCGAAATGTGGTCGAGTTGACGATGCCCGTAAACTGTTCGATGTAATGCCTGACAGGGATGAGTGTTCTTGGAACACAATGATTGGTGCTTATGCCAACTCAGGAAGATTAAATGAGGCGAGAAAACTTTTTTATGAGACCCCAATTAGGAGTTGTATCACTTGGTCTTCCCTCATTTCTGGGTATTGTCGATATGGGTGTGATGTAGAAGCACTTGAATTGTTTTGGGAAATGCAGTATGAGGGAGAAAGGCCTAACCAGTTCACTTGGGGCAGTGTTCTTAGAGTTTGTTCAATGtatgttttgcttgagaaagGGAAACAGATTCATGCCCACGCTATAAAGACCCAGTTTGATTCGAATGCTTTTGTTGTCACTGGTCTTGTTGACATGTATGCTAAGTGTAAGTGCATTTTGGAGGCTGAGTATCTCTTTGAATTGGCCCCTGATAAGAGGAATCATGTTCTGTGGACTGCCATGGTTACTGGGTACTCTCAGAATGGTGATGGGCATAAAGCAATTGAGTGTTTTAGAGACATGAGAGGAGAGGGGATTGAGTGCAATCAGTTCACCTTTCCAAGCATATTGACAGCTTGTGGGTCGATTTCAGCCTGTGGTTTTGGGGCACAGGTGCATGGCTGCATAGTTCGCAGCGGTTTTGGGGCTAATGTGTTTGTTGGAAGTGCATTGGTGGACATGTATTCAAAATGTGGGGATTTGAGTAATGCAAGAAGGATGTTGGAGACTATGGAGGTAGATGATCCGGTTTCTTGGAATTCCATGATAGTTGGGTGTGTAAGGCAGGGGCTTGGGGAGGAAGCTTTGTCCTTGTTTAGAATAATGCACTTGAGACATATGAAAATAGATGAGTTCACCTACCCATCTGTTCTAAACTGCTTTTCTTTTGTGATGGATATGAGAAATGCAATGTCTGTGCATTCTTTGATTGTCAAAACTGGGTTTGAAGCTTACAAGTTAGTGAACAATGCTCTTGTTGACATGTATGCTAAACGGGGATACTTTGATTATGCATTTGatgtctttgaaaaaatgaCAGACAAGGATGTGATCTCATGGACCTCCCTGGTAACAGGCTGTGTGCATAACGGGTCTTATGAAGAAGCTCTTAGATTGTTCTGTGAGATGAGAATCATGGGGATTCATCCAGATCAAATTGTCATTGCTGCTGTTTTGAGTGCCTGTGCAGAACTTACAGTTTTGGAATTTGGTAAACAAGTCCATGCCAACTTTCTTAAATCTGGCCTTGGATCATCCTTATCAGTAGACAATTCCCTTGTATCCATGTATGCAAAATGTGGGTGTATTGAAGATGCTAACAAAGTCTTTGATTCAATGGAAATTCAGGATGTGATTACTTGGACAGCTCTAATAGTTGGTTATGCACAGAATGGAAGAGGAAGGGAGTCTCTCAACTTTTACAACGATATGATAGCAAGCGGTGTAAAACCCGACTTCATTACTTTCATTGGATTATTATTTGCTTGCAGCCATGCAGGTCTTGTGGAACATGGTCGCAGCTACTTTCAATCAATGGAGGAGGTTTATGGGATAAAACCTGGTCCTGAACACTATGCCTGCATGATTGACCTTCTAGGCCGCTCAGGAAAACTCATGGAGGCCAAGGAACTGCTGAATCAGATGGCTGTGCAGCCAGATGCAACTGTGTGGAAGGCACTGCTTGCTGCATGTAGAGTACATGGGAACGTAGAACTGGGGGAGAGAGCTGCAAACAACCTCTTTGAATTGGAACCCAAGAATGCAGTGCCCTATGTTCTGCTATCTAACCTCTATTCTGCTGCTGGTAAATGGGAAGAGGCTGCGAAAACCCGAAGATTGATGAAACTAAGGGGAGTAAGCAAGGAACCCGGGTGCAGCTGGATTGAGATGAGCAGCAAAGTGCATAGATTTATGTCTGAAGATAGAAGCCATCCAAGAACTGCTGAGATTTATTCAAAGGTTGATGAGATCATGATATTAATCAAGGAAGCTGGATATGTTCCAGACATGAATTTTGCTCTTCATGACATGGATGAAGAGGGTAAGGAGCTGGGTCTTGCATATCACAGTGAGAAGCTGGCCGTTGCTTTTGGGCTCCTCACCATGCCACCTGGGGCACCAATCCGGATTTTCAAGAATCTCCGCATCTGTGGAGATTGTCATACTGCTATGAAATATGTATCAGGAGTTTTCCACCGGCATGTTATTTTGAGAGATTCAAATTGTTTTCATCATTTCAGAGAAGGAGCATGCTCTTGCAGCGATTATTGGTAG
- the LOC100243778 gene encoding E3 ubiquitin-protein ligase At1g12760, with the protein MSTARSSADATDTTPLLHASVSDQILRSRRLIRRPPSLRGAARFLRRASSRRIMREPSMRVRETAAEQLEERQSDWAYSKPIVILDIVWNLAFVVVAMTVLVMSRDETPSTPLRLWIIGYGLQCVLHMVCVCVEYKRRRRLVSSGALERSGGWGSGHLSSSSGSDEGDPIDYRVEVRNRDEDETSVAKHLESANTMFSFIWWIIGFYWVSAGGQDLTRDSPQLYWLCIVFLAFDVFFVVICVAVACVIGIAVCCCLPCIIAILYTVADQEGATKEEIERLPKYKFRRIGESEKLNGEIQESFGGIMTECDTDTPMEHVIPQEDAECCICLSAYEDETELRELPCRHRFHCTCIDKWLYINATCPLCKLNILKNASQSGCEGG; encoded by the exons ATGTCGACGGCTAGGTCGTCCGCGGACGCTACCGATACGACGCCGTTGCTTCATGCATCGGTTTCCGACCAAATTCTACGTTCTCGCCGGCTCATCCGCCGGCCTCCAAGCCTTCGCGGCGCCGCGAGGTTTCTCCGGCGGGCGAGCAGCCGGAGGATCATGCGGGAGCCCTCGATGCGTGTGAGAGAAACGGCCGCTGAACAGCTAGAGGAGCGGCAAAGTGATTGGGCGTATTCGAAGCCTATAGTGATCCTTGATATTGTTTGGAATCTGGCGTTCGTGGTTGTGGCGATGACCGTCTTGGTCATGAGTAGAGATGAGACGCCGTCGACGCCGTTGAGATTGTGGATTATAGGGTATGGCTTGCAGTGCGTGTTGCATATGGTGTGTGTTTGTGTCGAGTATAAGAGACGGCGTCGTTTGGTGAGTTCAGGGGCGTTGGAACGCAGCGGAGGCTGGGGCAGTGGCCATTTGAGTTCGAGTTCGGGAAGTGATGAAGGGGATCCTATTGATTATAGGGTGGAAGTAAGGAATCGCGATGAAGATGAAACTAG TGTTGCTAAGCATCTGGAGTCTGCAAATACTATGTTCTCGTTTATTTGGTGGATCATTGGATTCTACTGGGTATCTGCTGGTGGCCAAGATTTGACACGTGACTCACCTCAACTTTACTG GCTCTGTATCGTATTTTTGGCATTTGATGTGTTCTTTGTTGTTATCTGTGTTGCTGTGGCCTGTGTCATTGGTATTGCTGTTTGCTGTTGTCTTCCATGTATAATAGCAATCTTATATACGGTGGCAGATCAG GAAGGTGCAACCAAGGAAGAAATCGAGAGACTTCCAAAATACAAATTCCGGAGGATTGGCGAGTCTGAGAAACTTAATGGTGAGATTCAGGAATCTTTTGGTGGGATAATGACGGAGTGCGACACTGACACACCCATGGAACATGTTATTCCCCAGGAGGATGCT GAATGTTGCATCTGCCTCTCTGCCTACGAGGATGAAACCGAGCTGCGCGAGCTCCCTTGCCGTCACCGCTTCCACTGCACCTGCATAGACAAGTGGCTATACATCAATGCCACCTGCCCTCTCTGCAAGCTGAACATACTAAAAAATGCCAGCCAAAGTGGGTGTGAAGGAggataa